The following proteins come from a genomic window of Finegoldia magna ATCC 29328:
- a CDS encoding aminotransferase class V-fold PLP-dependent enzyme: MRNLYDNLINRKEKVSFHMPGHKGKMLEGMNDFLENILKIDVTELSDTDDLYHANNIIAEGRNNLALFSHAKKSMYLVNGSTSGIVASIMSVLDENEKILIEKNCHKSVINGVRLARGESVEIDCDGVCEQEVLIENLKKDSSIKAVLITRPNYYGIYQPIEKLVEYCHENNIKIIVDEAHGTHFALDCFDKNAMQLGCDISINSYHKTMPAFTQTAAINFNCEYELIDKTISNLQMIMTSSPSYIFMTSVEYAIDYCTKNENKYAELKEIIDWFYSEIEGLDFIRKAPIQKNCKRDFTRIVLECDNPSDVNEHLIKNGIYIEMIDDKNLVLISTIADEKKDFEILLEALRSYKKSDSTKTYKTYDYLLNKIIANDIVIYPPGKIFAKKNSTINQEQIDELNDLSSKGVNILLK; this comes from the coding sequence ATGCGTAATTTGTATGATAATCTTATAAATAGAAAAGAAAAAGTAAGCTTTCATATGCCTGGTCATAAGGGCAAGATGTTGGAAGGAATGAACGATTTTCTTGAAAATATTTTAAAGATTGATGTAACAGAATTATCTGATACAGATGATTTGTACCATGCAAATAATATTATAGCTGAGGGCAGGAATAATCTTGCCCTTTTTTCGCATGCAAAAAAATCAATGTATCTTGTCAATGGTTCAACCTCTGGTATCGTCGCAAGTATAATGAGCGTATTAGATGAGAACGAAAAAATTTTGATAGAGAAAAATTGTCACAAATCCGTAATCAACGGCGTAAGACTCGCACGTGGAGAATCTGTGGAGATCGACTGTGATGGAGTGTGTGAACAAGAAGTTTTGATAGAAAATTTGAAAAAAGATTCATCTATCAAAGCAGTTCTCATCACACGTCCCAATTATTATGGGATTTATCAGCCTATCGAAAAACTTGTAGAATACTGCCACGAAAATAATATCAAGATTATCGTAGACGAAGCACACGGAACGCATTTCGCACTGGACTGTTTCGACAAAAATGCAATGCAACTAGGTTGTGATATTTCTATTAATTCATATCACAAAACAATGCCTGCATTCACACAAACTGCTGCGATTAATTTCAACTGCGAATATGAATTGATAGATAAAACCATAAGTAATCTACAAATGATTATGACATCTTCCCCATCGTATATTTTCATGACATCTGTAGAATATGCAATTGATTATTGCACTAAAAATGAAAACAAATACGCTGAATTAAAAGAAATAATAGATTGGTTTTATAGTGAGATTGAAGGCTTGGATTTCATAAGAAAAGCTCCTATTCAAAAAAATTGCAAGAGAGATTTTACAAGAATTGTCCTTGAATGCGACAATCCAAGTGATGTCAATGAGCATTTGATAAAAAACGGAATTTATATTGAAATGATAGACGACAAAAATCTCGTATTGATTTCAACGATTGCAGATGAGAAAAAAGATTTTGAAATCTTGCTGGAAGCTCTTCGTTCATATAAAAAATCAGACTCTACGAAAACTTATAAAACGTACGATTATTTACTGAACAAAATAATCGCCAATGATATCGTGATTTATCCACCAGGAAAAATTTTTGCGAAGAAAAATTCCACAATTAATCAAGAACAAATCGATGAGCTGAACGATTTATCATCAAAGGGCGTAAATATTTTATTAAAATAG
- a CDS encoding GntR family transcriptional regulator: MQFDDNKPIYIQIVDYFKYKIIRQELKSSDKIPSVRETAKELNVNPNTVQRAYAELESCGVTMSKRGLGSFVDVDDDKLKALKNDMAEQLIDDFLNEMYQMNMPKEKLMELIDERWTK, translated from the coding sequence ATGCAATTTGATGATAATAAGCCTATCTACATTCAAATCGTAGATTATTTTAAATACAAAATAATTAGGCAAGAATTAAAGTCTTCTGATAAAATTCCTTCTGTCAGAGAAACTGCGAAAGAATTAAACGTAAATCCTAATACTGTTCAACGTGCTTATGCAGAGTTGGAAAGCTGTGGAGTTACTATGAGTAAACGAGGACTTGGTTCGTTTGTAGATGTGGACGATGATAAATTAAAAGCTTTGAAAAATGACATGGCAGAACAATTGATCGATGATTTCTTAAACGAAATGTATCAGATGAATATGCCGAAAGAAAAGCTAATGGAACTAATAGATGAAAGGTGGACAAAATGA
- a CDS encoding ABC transporter ATP-binding protein → MSVLEIKNLSKKYGNKQALNDVSFTAEKGEVIGLLGPNGSGKTTLIKILAGIIKKYEGEVKIDSQNVNYKTKEFVSYLPDRFFLDPNLTIAQTQALFEDFYSDFDGEKFTNFIEQMSLDKKMKISNLSKGMTEKLNLALVLSRHAKLFIIDEPIAGVDPVAREQILDAIIDNIDPDSTLVITTHLVRDIERIFDRVIMLNKGSVELNDSVENLRSTYNKGIEDVYKQIFGGHHA, encoded by the coding sequence ATGAGCGTACTCGAAATAAAAAATTTGTCGAAAAAATACGGCAACAAACAAGCACTTAATGATGTATCATTTACAGCCGAAAAAGGAGAAGTGATTGGACTTCTAGGTCCAAATGGTTCTGGCAAGACTACTTTAATCAAAATTTTAGCTGGAATAATAAAAAAATACGAAGGCGAAGTGAAGATTGATTCACAAAATGTTAATTACAAGACAAAAGAATTCGTAAGTTATTTGCCGGATCGATTTTTTCTAGACCCTAACCTTACAATCGCCCAAACACAAGCATTGTTCGAAGATTTTTATTCCGATTTTGACGGAGAAAAATTCACTAACTTTATTGAACAAATGAGTTTGGACAAGAAAATGAAAATTAGCAATCTATCAAAAGGTATGACTGAAAAGTTGAACTTGGCACTTGTGTTATCACGTCACGCTAAGCTTTTCATAATTGACGAACCTATCGCAGGAGTTGACCCTGTAGCTCGTGAACAAATTTTGGATGCAATCATTGATAACATCGACCCTGATTCTACTCTCGTAATTACCACTCACTTGGTTAGAGATATCGAAAGAATTTTCGACAGAGTAATAATGCTCAACAAAGGTTCTGTGGAATTAAATGATAGCGTAGAAAATTTGAGATCAACTTACAACAAAGGCATTGAAGATGTGTACAAACAAATTTTTGGAGGTCACCATGCTTAA
- a CDS encoding antibiotic ABC transporter permease produces the protein MLKLLKHDLKNNLKLCLISLLVGLLGNSFLYALFKNSIMTNTQTLGFVEMLFLILCILAVFGSFLALTVQIVMVFRRDYYSDRGYLMFTLPVRSNDILMSKLLFALIWTVIFGVAFSLINFLGMYFIGESKFLEMIKLAFNNPYFTISPFTFILLTVYFIISTFIGYIVMYFSIVATKSLFPSNKTGYSWIIIMIVINVVISLIDQEIFTRFPYLISYVGEGIVNASELITLKNSDTITMNTFTKLMGIPISSTIIWILTGLGLYQASIKMMDNSIDI, from the coding sequence ATGCTTAAACTTTTAAAACACGATTTAAAAAACAACTTGAAATTATGTTTGATATCATTACTAGTAGGATTATTGGGAAACAGCTTTTTATATGCATTATTTAAAAATTCAATAATGACAAATACTCAAACATTGGGATTTGTAGAAATGCTCTTCTTGATTTTATGTATACTTGCAGTTTTCGGAAGTTTTTTGGCATTGACTGTACAAATTGTCATGGTGTTCAGACGAGATTACTATTCCGACAGAGGATATTTGATGTTCACCCTTCCAGTTAGAAGCAACGACATTTTAATGAGTAAATTATTATTCGCTCTTATTTGGACAGTAATATTTGGCGTAGCTTTTTCTTTGATAAACTTCTTGGGAATGTATTTTATCGGTGAGTCAAAATTTTTAGAAATGATTAAATTGGCATTTAATAATCCGTACTTTACGATTTCTCCATTTACGTTTATACTTTTGACAGTATATTTTATTATAAGTACATTCATAGGATACATCGTAATGTATTTCTCAATAGTTGCTACGAAATCATTGTTCCCATCAAACAAAACTGGCTACTCATGGATTATAATTATGATTGTGATTAATGTGGTTATATCTCTAATCGACCAAGAAATATTCACAAGATTCCCTTACCTAATCTCATATGTAGGTGAAGGAATCGTAAATGCTAGCGAATTAATAACGCTAAAAAATTCAGATACAATTACAATGAACACATTCACAAAATTGATGGGAATACCTATTTCAAGTACTATTATTTGGATATTGACAGGACTTGGCTTATACCAAGCATCGATAAAAATGATGGACAATTCAATAGATATTTAA
- a CDS encoding chromate transporter: MILIKLFWVFFKVGLFAFGGGYATLPLITNFVVNENQWISLRELTDVLTISQMTPGPIAINSATFVGMKIYSVLGAVVATTGLVFPALIILLPLSKLIFSGKELKFLDYILKGIKPAVAALIFIAFIDLFESAVFNGKFNSTNINIIAVVSFVVGFVMYYKKVSIIKIIGVCATLGLIYQFVI; the protein is encoded by the coding sequence ATGATTTTGATTAAATTATTCTGGGTGTTTTTTAAAGTAGGATTATTTGCTTTTGGTGGAGGATATGCAACACTTCCGCTTATCACAAATTTTGTCGTAAATGAAAATCAATGGATTAGTCTTAGAGAATTGACAGATGTACTTACGATTTCTCAAATGACTCCAGGACCGATAGCAATAAATTCTGCGACATTTGTTGGAATGAAAATATATTCCGTGCTGGGCGCTGTTGTAGCAACTACTGGATTGGTGTTTCCGGCGTTAATTATTCTGCTTCCATTGTCTAAGTTGATTTTCTCGGGAAAAGAATTAAAGTTTTTGGATTATATATTAAAAGGAATCAAACCTGCAGTTGCAGCACTTATTTTCATTGCATTTATCGATTTGTTCGAATCAGCAGTGTTTAATGGCAAATTCAATTCGACAAATATCAATATTATTGCAGTTGTTTCATTTGTTGTGGGATTTGTAATGTATTATAAAAAAGTTTCTATCATTAAGATAATCGGCGTGTGTGCAACGCTTGGACTTATATATCAATTTGTAATTTAA
- a CDS encoding chromate transporter: MINLKNIDLFKTLLKINAVTFGGGYTIVPIIRDEFVKNKKIIDDDEMMKIIALAQSCPGAMAINTSILLGYRINKTKGAIASVLAATLPCLVIISIVSLIYNKIHDNPFINMMLISMSGAISAILLLTVVDLAKSNLKKDRALGIGIMILAFVMGFVFNINVAIILLACACIGVMYSKIVGGKYDFD; encoded by the coding sequence GTGATAAATTTGAAAAACATTGATTTATTTAAAACTCTTCTGAAAATTAATGCCGTAACATTTGGCGGAGGGTATACAATAGTACCTATTATTAGAGATGAGTTTGTTAAGAATAAAAAAATAATTGACGACGACGAAATGATGAAGATAATCGCCTTGGCACAAAGTTGTCCAGGAGCGATGGCTATTAATACATCAATTTTATTGGGATACAGGATAAACAAAACAAAAGGAGCAATTGCAAGTGTACTTGCAGCAACACTTCCGTGCTTGGTTATTATTTCGATTGTAAGTTTGATTTACAACAAAATTCACGATAATCCATTTATCAATATGATGCTTATTAGTATGAGTGGAGCAATCAGTGCGATATTACTTTTAACTGTTGTGGATTTGGCAAAATCAAATTTGAAAAAAGACAGAGCACTTGGAATTGGAATAATGATTTTAGCATTTGTAATGGGATTTGTATTTAACATAAACGTTGCGATAATTTTACTTGCGTGTGCTTGTATAGGAGTAATGTATTCAAAGATTGTAGGTGGCAAATATGATTTTGATTAA
- the brnQ gene encoding branched-chain amino acid transport system II carrier protein, whose protein sequence is MKKSLTRAEMLTVSLMLFGMFFGAGNLIFPPMLGKLSGGKVWISLSFFCITAVVFPILGTLVVAKTKGLTNLAKKVSPMFALIFPMLIYLSIGPGLGIPRAATLPFEMAFKPYLPESFNVNLARFLYTCAFFGCAYWLALNPKKIVKRSGKFLTPALLTLITLLFVGVLSKKVFMPMNPSQAYMSSPHFTGFLEGYNTMDTIAALNFGLVISLAIRAMNINNDKDVLTYTKKGGVVAGAFLVIIYTMLSFVGYSTAGLFPKTTNGAEILTNVARFTFGSFGAVLLASIFTLACLTTCIGLITSVSQYFFELTNKMTYRKWATLWTVTALVVSNFGLNTILKLSVPVLSAIYPVSLVLIVLSLSENLFKKSTAVYKWTSYVTVFVSVVSTVANTLEANKISIGAANSFLNSLPLYKEGMVWVIPAFFTMFVGCVLVRFLSSNKENLELELENQ, encoded by the coding sequence ATGAAAAAGAGTTTAACCAGAGCAGAAATGCTGACAGTTAGTTTGATGTTGTTTGGGATGTTTTTTGGAGCAGGAAATTTAATATTCCCTCCAATGTTAGGTAAGTTATCGGGAGGAAAAGTTTGGATTAGTTTGTCGTTTTTCTGCATAACAGCAGTTGTATTTCCAATTTTAGGGACATTAGTTGTAGCAAAAACAAAAGGTTTGACAAATTTAGCAAAAAAAGTGTCACCGATGTTTGCTTTAATTTTCCCTATGTTAATATACTTATCGATAGGACCTGGACTTGGAATACCAAGAGCTGCGACACTTCCATTTGAAATGGCTTTTAAGCCATACTTGCCAGAATCATTTAATGTGAATTTAGCGAGATTTTTGTACACATGTGCGTTTTTTGGATGTGCTTATTGGCTAGCTCTAAATCCTAAAAAAATAGTAAAACGTTCAGGAAAATTTTTGACACCAGCACTTTTAACTTTGATAACATTATTATTCGTGGGTGTTTTATCCAAGAAAGTTTTCATGCCAATGAATCCATCACAAGCATACATGAGTTCACCTCATTTTACAGGATTTTTGGAAGGATACAACACTATGGATACAATAGCAGCGCTTAATTTCGGGTTGGTAATCAGTTTGGCAATAAGAGCAATGAATATCAATAACGATAAAGATGTATTAACTTACACAAAAAAGGGAGGAGTAGTTGCTGGTGCATTTTTGGTAATAATATATACAATGCTTTCATTTGTGGGATATTCTACTGCGGGATTATTCCCTAAAACTACAAACGGAGCAGAAATATTGACAAATGTTGCAAGATTTACATTTGGATCTTTTGGAGCAGTTTTATTAGCATCTATATTCACATTAGCATGCCTTACAACTTGTATCGGACTTATAACATCTGTTAGCCAATATTTTTTCGAATTGACTAATAAAATGACTTATAGAAAGTGGGCGACATTGTGGACAGTGACAGCACTTGTTGTAAGCAATTTTGGATTGAATACAATACTTAAATTATCAGTGCCTGTTTTATCTGCAATATATCCAGTAAGTTTGGTTCTAATAGTTTTATCATTAAGTGAAAATCTATTCAAGAAATCAACTGCAGTTTACAAATGGACTTCATATGTTACAGTTTTTGTAAGCGTAGTCAGCACAGTTGCAAATACGCTTGAAGCAAACAAAATATCTATAGGTGCTGCCAATAGTTTCTTGAACAGTTTGCCACTATACAAAGAAGGAATGGTATGGGTAATACCAGCATTTTTCACAATGTTTGTAGGATGTGTTTTGGTTAGATTTTTATCATCAAATAAAGAAAACTTGGAATTAGAATTGGAAAACCAATAA
- the fba gene encoding class II fructose-1,6-bisphosphate aldolase, protein MLVAADKMLKDALKGKYAVGHFNINNLEWTKAILETAQENNSPVILGVSEGAGKYMGGYKTVVGMVKGMVEELNITVPVAIHLDHGSFEGAKKCIEAGFTSVMFDGSKYPIDENIEKTKEIVELAHSKGISVEAEVGSIGGEEDGVIGQGEIADKNECKRISELGIDFLAAGIGNIHGVYPENWKGLDFNALGEIKGEIGEMPLVLHGGTGIPTDMIKEAISLGVSKINVNTECQIVFTEATRKYFEEDKDKEKKGFDPRKVLKPGYEAIKAKVKEKMEIFGSIDKAN, encoded by the coding sequence ATGTTAGTAGCAGCAGACAAAATGTTAAAAGATGCATTAAAAGGAAAATACGCAGTAGGTCATTTCAATATAAACAACCTAGAATGGACTAAAGCTATTTTGGAAACAGCACAAGAAAACAACTCACCAGTTATTTTGGGAGTTAGCGAAGGCGCTGGAAAATACATGGGTGGATATAAAACAGTTGTAGGAATGGTTAAAGGAATGGTTGAAGAATTAAATATAACAGTTCCTGTAGCAATTCACTTAGACCACGGATCATTCGAAGGTGCAAAAAAATGTATCGAAGCAGGATTTACTTCAGTAATGTTTGATGGTTCTAAATATCCAATCGATGAAAATATAGAAAAAACAAAAGAAATTGTTGAACTTGCGCATTCAAAAGGAATCAGCGTTGAAGCAGAAGTTGGTTCAATCGGTGGTGAAGAAGACGGAGTAATCGGTCAAGGAGAAATCGCCGACAAAAATGAATGTAAGAGAATTTCTGAATTAGGAATAGATTTCTTGGCAGCAGGAATTGGTAACATCCATGGAGTTTATCCAGAAAACTGGAAAGGATTGGACTTCAATGCTCTTGGAGAAATCAAGGGAGAAATCGGAGAAATGCCTCTAGTTCTTCATGGTGGAACTGGAATTCCAACTGACATGATCAAAGAAGCAATTAGCCTTGGAGTATCCAAAATCAATGTAAACACTGAATGCCAAATAGTATTTACAGAAGCAACTAGAAAATATTTTGAAGAAGACAAAGATAAAGAAAAGAAAGGATTCGATCCAAGAAAAGTTTTGAAGCCAGGTTACGAAGCAATCAAAGCAAAAGTTAAAGAAAAAATGGAAATTTTTGGATCAATTGACAAAGCAAACTAA